A single Hippopotamus amphibius kiboko isolate mHipAmp2 chromosome 5, mHipAmp2.hap2, whole genome shotgun sequence DNA region contains:
- the LOC130853587 gene encoding 40S ribosomal protein S24-like: protein MNDTVTIRTRKFMTNRLLQRKQMVIDVLHPGKTTVPKTEIWEKLAKMYKTTSDVIFVFGFRTHFGGGKTTGFGMIYDSLDYAKKNEPKHRLARHGLYEKKKTSRKQRKERKNRMKKVRGTAKANVGAGKK from the coding sequence ATGAATGACACAGTAACTATCCGGACCAGGAAGTTCATGACCAACCGACTACTTCAGCGGAAACAAATGGTCATCGATGTCCTTCACCCTGGGAAGACAACAGTACCTAAGACAGAAATTTGGGAAAAACTAGCCAAAATGTACAAGACCACATCAGATGTCATCTTTGTGTTTGGATTCAGAACCCATTTTGGTGGTGGCAAGACAACTGGCTTTGGCATGATTTATGATTCCTTGGATTACGCGAAGAAGAATGAGCCCAAACATAGGCTTGCAAGACATGGCCTgtatgagaagaaaaagacctcaaGAAAACAGCGAAAGGAACGCAAGAACAGAATGAAGAAAGTCAGGGGGACCGCAAAGGCCAATGTTGGTGCTGGCAAAAAGTGA